Part of the Brassica oleracea var. oleracea cultivar TO1000 chromosome C8, BOL, whole genome shotgun sequence genome is shown below.
GCTTTTAGTGCATCCATGTAATACGGCCTTCTCATCACGTTAGCCACAGTCTCCACGGACTAAATAACAAATTATAACGATTTTTAATCAGCCAAAAAGTTTCTCCATTCAAAGTTATAAAGCCAGAGAAATGTTATCCACTCACATTCCCAGTGTGCTTTGCTAGTAGTCCCACAAGTATATCCCTGTTTGTTATAACCTGCAATTGCAACCAGGAACGTGAGAGATGTACTATAACTCAATTTCCTTCACCTCAAGGTTAGTATTCCGAGCCAAATTCTCAAAAGAGAAACGTTTAAGCAAAACATCATGAAAATATCTCAGTTGAAATTAGATTTCCAGGATACAAAGTGTACAGAGGGAAAATCAAACCTCTCTGGCACGAATCAGGACATCACTGGCAGGCATCAACCCAGAAGAAGGAACACGAGGCTGCTGGATCATCGCTGCAACATATTGTTCAAACATTTGAGAATCTTTTGACTATCAAGATTGACCAATCCACTCGACCAGAATGCACTAATATATATACCTTTGGAGTGTGGCATCATAAACCGTTTACCCTTTGTGCCCGCTGAAAGTAACAAACATGCGTGACCTATGGCTGCTCCCACACAGACTGTATGTACCTGCACAAGTAAGAACTAACCAGCTCACACAAAAACACTTCGGAGACAAAATAAACTGTTCAAGTCTGTTACTTATATGTTTGCATTTCACGATAAGTTTAAAGATAAACATTACCTCGTTCTTAAGCTGCATCAGAGAATCATATATCGCAAAACCTTCTGATTCCATTCCAACCTGTTCACTCAACATCGTTCATCAATATTAGAAATAATGAGAAAAAGACTCTTAAATCATTCACAACTGTACAAAAACTCACAGTCTCGCCATCGTCACGAGTGGTCCCTGTGGAGTTGATGTAAATGTATATAGGCTCCTTGGGATCCAGCCACTGAAGATACATCAGCTCTGCGACAATCAGCTCTGTAACCGCCGGCACAAGCTGAAAAAAAAAATACAGTCAGCACCACAACACTACTCTCAGTCTCCCCACCAAGAATCACTTACAGGCATGCCAATGTAAACAATTCTCCCGTCAAGAAGCATCGATGGCAAGTCTGGTGGAGGAGTTCTTGGCCTGTGCTCGTTATACGCCACTGATCTTTCAACCTAATCTCAAACCAACAGATTCAATCAGCAAGAGCTAGAGGCGTAATACTTAAACGATTTTAACTACACGCAAGAAGCCTAGGAATCGAATTGGGAAGATATGAGTTGAACCTGAGCAGGAGAAGACATGAGCTGAGGCGAATCGAAGATGTCAAGATACGGCGGCGTATCGGCGTTTAACGGCCGAGCGATAAGTCTCTCCGGCGATTGCGCGGCGACGGAAGCGAGCTTGGAGAGGAAAGGATCGTTGGGGTTAATCGGAGGCATAGGGATTTTGGCAGCGGCTTTGACGCGAAAGGCCTTCGAGTTTTTCCTCCCGGATGAGTTCAAAGAGAGAGAAGGAGGAGGAGAAGAGCGTGGAAGTAGAGAATTCATCGATGCTTGCAAGCAAGACGCCATGGTCAAAAAACGAAAGCTCGAGAGAATGGACTCGTTACCAGAGGATTTAGCGATGCTCTCTGGGAATGGGAGAGATGAAATGATGGGTCCGGTCTTCGGGTTGACCCGCTTTCTAATATCCAGGCCTTGTTACAGGCCCGTTTATATGAGACACGTTCGTAATTGCCACATGTAAAGTGGAAATCCTACCAACTCTGTCAGCCGTTGGATCGAATTTCTTGAGAAGGATGGAGATTGTTGTAGTCAGCCCATTATTGATTTCTACAAGCCTTGAAAAGTTGGGTTGTCTCGGGCTACTATATGGGCTTTATCCAGTTGGATCCGGACCAGCGGGTCTTTCGTTCGTTTCCTAGGTTATCTCAAAACACAGTCGTTTTGGAAGAAAACGGGAACACTAGATCGGAATCACTTTGGGATTTTTAACGTTACCGGCTCGGCTCCACTACCTTTCAATAGTCGTTTAACTCGACGATCAGTTCCTCCTCCGTCTCTGTCGACGTGACACCGTTTCTGATCTCTCTCACTTGGTAAGCTCCTCTGTTCTGCTCGGACAATATCCTGTCCCATTACTTGTTATGTTCGGACAAAATCTCTATTATCGACTTCCATTGCTCATTGTTTTCAGCTGATGCATCGACCAATCTTGTAAACTTAACAAAGACGGAACCTTTCATCCAACATGTTCAAGAAGTAAAGCATCTCTCTTCTCTTATCAACCATTTTCTTATCAAAAGTTTTATCAAATTCAATATAAACTTCATGTGCTGCCTTTTCTTATTAGTTTGTCACTCCCCTCTGATATTCAATTGAATTCTTATGAATTACGTGATTGATTTATTGTTTTTAAAGCGATCATTCCTAGTTAATATGTTGTAGGTGTCTTTGTTAGGCTGTAGTCTTTATTAGACCAGCCTAAGCTCACAACTATCACTGATTATGTGTTTATCCATCTCCAGTTGCATGCTTACACCTCCCTATTGAGTCCTTTTATAAAATCTATTTCTTTACTTCAGTCAAGTTTAAGTGTTCTTTATGAGAGTCTGTTACCTGGATAGGCTTTTGGATCTATTTAATTTACCATTGTGTATAGTGTCTACGGTATGTTAACTATTTTAACTTAGGTTTTCATTGGAGGAGGTTTCATCGCAAAACCAAGTAAAGACTTCAGTTCAACGTAGGATTCGCCAGAGCATTCAAGATGAGGTATGCCTCTTGTTTTATCTGTCTCTTAAACGTGTTATGATTATATGTAGTTTCTGTGGATACAAATGTTTTTTTATCTAAAATGTTGCAGTACCCAGGACTTGAAACAGTGATGGAGGATCTACTTCCCAAAAAGTCTCCTCTCATTGTAGTGAAGTGGTTCGTAATGCTTACTGAACTTTCTTTTTCCAGTTACAGTATTCCTGACTATATCTCTCTTGGTGCAGTCCAAACCATCTTACCCTAGTTGTTGTCAACAATGTGCCCCTCTTCTTCTGTATCCGCGACGGGCCATACATGCCAACACTGCGGCTTCTTCATCAATGTAACCTCACTCTTTCTTCACACC
Proteins encoded:
- the LOC106307599 gene encoding ATP-dependent Clp protease proteolytic subunit-related protein 3, chloroplastic-like, which produces MASCLQASMNSLLPRSSPPPSLSLNSSGRKNSKAFRVKAAAKIPMPPINPNDPFLSKLASVAAQSPERLIARPLNADTPPYLDIFDSPQLMSSPAQVERSVAYNEHRPRTPPPDLPSMLLDGRIVYIGMPLVPAVTELIVAELMYLQWLDPKEPIYIYINSTGTTRDDGETVGMESEGFAIYDSLMQLKNEVHTVCVGAAIGHACLLLSAGTKGKRFMMPHSKAMIQQPRVPSSGLMPASDVLIRAREVITNRDILVGLLAKHTGNSVETVANVMRRPYYMDALKAKEFGVIDKVLWRGQEKIIADVVPSDEFDKNAGIRSAERV